The following are encoded in a window of Phaseolus vulgaris cultivar G19833 chromosome 3, P. vulgaris v2.0, whole genome shotgun sequence genomic DNA:
- the LOC137808346 gene encoding dof zinc finger protein DOF3.4, producing the protein MPSSNSGESRRSAKPQSSAGAPPPPEQENLPCPRCESTNTKFCYYNNYNYSQPRHFCKSCRRYWTHGGTLRDIPVGGGSRKNAKRSRTHHTATSSSSSTMTSPQEHALPALAPVPTTQGGSMHFMDGDVNKQNNVNVCGSFTSLLNNTQGNNGFLALGGFGLGLGHGFEDMGFGIGRSGWGFPGMVDGANIGGAVPSSGLSTWQLESGEGGFVSGDCFSWPGLAISTPGNGLK; encoded by the coding sequence ATGCCATCGTCCAACTCCGGCGAGAGCCGCCGATCGGCCAAGCCCCAGAGCTCTGCCGGAGCGCCGCCACCGCCGGAGCAAGAGAACCTCCCCTGCCCCCGTTGCGAGTCCACCAACACCAAGTTCTGCTACTACAACAACTACAACTACTCCCAGCCGCGCCACTTCTGCAAGTCCTGTCGCCGGTACTGGACCCATGGCGGCACACTCCGCGACATCCCCGTCGGCGGTGGCAGCCGCAAGAACGCCAAGCGCTCCCGCACCCACCACACTGCCacatcctcctcctcctccaccaTGACGTCACCTCAGGAGCACGCTTTACCCGCATTGGCCCCTGTCCCAACGACCCAAGGAGGGTCCATGCACTTCATGGACGGGGACGTTAATAAACAGAATAACGTTAATGTTTGCGGGAGCTTCACTTCGTTGCTGAACAACACCCAGGGCAACAATGGGTTTCTCGCCCTCGGcgggtttgggcttgggcttggacACGGGTTCGAGGACATGGGCTTTGGGATTGGCAGGTCAGGCTGGGGCTTCCCCGGAATGGTGGATGGTGCCAACATTGGCGGCGCCGTTCCGTCTTCTGGATTGAGCACGTGGCAGTTAGAGAGTGGCGAAGGTGGGTTTGTTAGTGGAGACTGTTTCTCGTGGCCTGGGCTTGCAATTTCCACACCGGGGAATGGTCTCAAATGA